A stretch of Bradyrhizobium sp. AZCC 2262 DNA encodes these proteins:
- a CDS encoding spermidine synthase, with the protein MIPWEKIDTARIPGTDGELRLKRRGKEFSIMLGTNELMNSRLSGSEAALATLAAKKIEKVAKPHLLIGGLGMGFTLRAALAVLGSKAQIVVAELVPAVVAWARGPMAEIFGDSLNDPRVSIRESDVTEIIRSHRLKFDAILLDVDNGPEGLTRKANDALYSPSGLDTARAALRPGGVLAVWSSGPNAPFTKRLRGAGFDVNEVNVRATGRGGGARHVIWIATKG; encoded by the coding sequence ATGATTCCCTGGGAAAAAATCGACACCGCCCGCATTCCCGGCACCGACGGTGAACTCCGCCTCAAGCGGCGCGGCAAGGAGTTTTCCATCATGCTCGGCACCAACGAGCTGATGAACAGCCGCCTCTCCGGCTCGGAGGCTGCGCTGGCGACGCTCGCGGCGAAGAAGATCGAAAAGGTCGCAAAGCCGCATCTGCTCATTGGCGGCCTCGGCATGGGCTTTACGTTGCGTGCCGCGCTCGCCGTGCTTGGAAGCAAGGCGCAGATCGTGGTGGCCGAACTGGTGCCCGCCGTCGTCGCCTGGGCGCGCGGTCCGATGGCGGAGATTTTTGGCGACAGCCTGAATGATCCGCGCGTGAGCATTCGCGAATCCGACGTCACCGAAATCATCCGCTCGCACCGTTTGAAATTCGACGCCATTCTGCTCGACGTCGACAACGGCCCGGAGGGGCTGACCCGCAAGGCCAATGACGCACTCTATAGTCCGTCCGGATTGGATACGGCACGTGCGGCGTTGCGGCCGGGCGGCGTGCTGGCGGTCTGGTCGTCCGGCCCAAATGCGCCGTTCACCAAGCGGCTTCGCGGCGCAGGCTTCGACGTCAACGAGGTCAACGTCCGCGCCACCGGAAGGGGCGGCGGTGCGCGTCACGTCATCTGGATCGCGACGAAGGGCTAG
- a CDS encoding bifunctional cytochrome P450/NADPH--P450 reductase → MASPNKLNPIPHPPKKPVVGNMLSLDPNAPVQHLVRLTKELGPIFWLDMMGAPLVIVSGHDLIDELSDEKRFDKAVRGSLRRVRAVGGDGLFTADTNEPNWSKAHNILLQPFGNRAMTSYHPSMVDIAEQLVKKWERLNGDEEIDVVHDMTALTLDTIGLCGFDYRFNSFYRRDYHPFVESLVRSLETIMMTRGIPLEGLWLQKRRRDLAQDVAFMNKMVDEIIAERRGNAEAAEGKKDMLGAMMTGVDRATGEQLDDVNIRYQINTFLIAGHETTSGLLSCTIYALLKHPAVLKKAYEEVDRVLGPDLDAKPTYQQVTQLTYITQILKEALRLWPPAPAYGIAPLQDETIGGKYKLKKNTFVTVLVMALHRDPSVWGPNPDAFDPENFSREAEAKRPINAWKPFGNGQRACIGRGFAMHEAALAIGMILQRFKLIDTHRYQMQLKETLTIKPDGFKIKVRPRADKDRGAFAGRAAVAAAASNAAAPRARARPGHNTPLLVLYGSNLGTAEELATRVADLAEVNGFATRLGALDDHVGKLPEVGGLLIFCASYNGAAPDNATQFVKWLDSGLPKDALAKVRYAVFGCGNSDWAATYQSVPRMIDEQMAAHGARSLYARGEGDARSDLDGQFEKWFRAAAPAAMKELGVDSSFARSADDAPLYSIEPVAPSAVNVLVAQGGVAPMKVSVNSELQNKSGANPSDRSTRHIEVQLPPGITYRVGDHLSVVPRNDPALVDSVARRFGFLPGDQIRLQVAEGRRAQLPVGDVVSVGRLLTEFVELQQIATRKQIQIMTEHTRCPVTKPKLLAYVGDDEASAERYRSDVLTKRKSVFDLLEEHPACELPFHAYLEMLSLLAPRYYSISSSPSSDLARCSVTAAVVQAPASSGRGVYKGVCSNYLAGRRVGDSVHAIVRETKAGFRLPDDPAQPVIMIGPGTGLAPFRGFLQERAHRKAQGAKLGPAMLFFGCRHPEQDFLYADELKAFAADGITDLHTAFSRADGPKTYVQHQVAAQKDRVWSLIEQGGIVYVCGDGSKMEPDVKAALVAIYREKSGADADAGLRWIDDLGTRNRYVLDVWAGG, encoded by the coding sequence ATGGCGTCCCCCAATAAACTGAATCCAATACCGCATCCGCCGAAAAAGCCTGTCGTCGGCAACATGCTGTCGCTGGATCCGAATGCGCCGGTGCAGCACCTGGTGCGGTTGACCAAGGAGCTGGGGCCGATCTTCTGGCTCGACATGATGGGTGCACCGCTCGTCATCGTCTCCGGCCACGACCTGATCGACGAGCTCTCCGACGAGAAACGTTTTGACAAGGCGGTGCGCGGCTCGCTGCGCCGCGTTCGCGCCGTCGGCGGCGACGGGCTGTTTACCGCCGACACCAATGAGCCGAACTGGAGCAAGGCGCACAACATCCTGCTGCAGCCGTTTGGCAACCGCGCGATGACGTCCTACCATCCGAGCATGGTCGATATCGCCGAGCAGCTCGTGAAGAAATGGGAGCGGCTCAACGGCGACGAGGAGATCGACGTCGTCCACGACATGACCGCACTGACGCTCGACACGATCGGACTGTGCGGCTTCGACTACCGCTTCAATTCGTTCTATCGCCGCGATTACCACCCGTTCGTGGAATCGCTGGTGCGCTCGCTCGAGACCATCATGATGACGCGCGGCATCCCGCTGGAAGGCCTGTGGCTGCAGAAGCGCCGACGCGACCTCGCGCAGGACGTCGCCTTCATGAACAAGATGGTCGACGAGATCATCGCCGAGCGCCGTGGTAATGCCGAGGCCGCCGAGGGCAAGAAGGACATGCTCGGCGCCATGATGACCGGCGTCGACCGCGCCACCGGCGAGCAACTCGACGACGTCAACATCCGCTACCAGATCAACACATTCCTGATCGCGGGCCACGAGACCACCAGTGGGCTGCTGTCCTGCACGATCTATGCGCTGCTCAAGCATCCCGCGGTGCTGAAGAAGGCCTATGAAGAAGTCGACCGGGTGCTCGGCCCGGATCTCGATGCGAAGCCGACCTATCAGCAGGTCACGCAGCTCACCTACATCACGCAGATTCTGAAGGAAGCGCTGCGGCTGTGGCCGCCGGCACCGGCCTACGGTATCGCGCCGCTGCAGGACGAGACCATCGGCGGCAAGTACAAGCTGAAGAAGAACACTTTTGTCACCGTACTGGTGATGGCACTGCACCGCGATCCGAGCGTCTGGGGACCTAACCCGGACGCCTTCGATCCCGAGAATTTCAGCCGCGAGGCTGAAGCCAAGCGCCCGATCAACGCCTGGAAACCGTTCGGCAACGGCCAGCGGGCCTGCATCGGTCGTGGCTTTGCGATGCACGAGGCGGCGCTTGCGATCGGCATGATCCTGCAGCGCTTCAAGCTGATCGACACCCACCGCTATCAGATGCAGCTGAAGGAAACGCTGACCATCAAGCCTGACGGGTTCAAGATCAAGGTGCGGCCGCGCGCCGACAAGGATCGCGGCGCCTTCGCCGGACGCGCGGCGGTCGCCGCGGCCGCCTCGAACGCGGCGGCGCCGCGGGCGCGGGCCCGTCCGGGGCACAACACGCCGCTACTCGTGCTTTACGGCTCCAACCTCGGCACGGCGGAAGAGCTGGCAACACGGGTCGCTGACCTCGCCGAGGTCAACGGCTTTGCGACCAGACTCGGCGCGCTCGACGACCATGTCGGCAAGCTGCCGGAGGTGGGCGGGCTGCTGATCTTCTGCGCCTCCTACAATGGCGCAGCCCCTGATAACGCCACGCAGTTCGTCAAATGGCTGGACAGCGGTTTGCCGAAGGATGCGCTCGCCAAGGTGCGGTATGCCGTGTTCGGCTGCGGCAACAGCGATTGGGCCGCGACCTATCAATCCGTGCCGCGGATGATCGACGAGCAGATGGCGGCCCATGGCGCGCGCAGTCTCTATGCCCGCGGCGAGGGTGATGCCCGCAGCGATCTCGACGGCCAGTTCGAAAAATGGTTCAGGGCGGCCGCACCCGCGGCGATGAAGGAACTGGGCGTCGATTCCAGCTTCGCCCGCAGCGCCGACGACGCGCCGCTTTATTCGATCGAGCCGGTGGCGCCGTCCGCCGTCAACGTGCTCGTGGCGCAGGGTGGCGTTGCGCCGATGAAAGTGTCGGTCAATTCAGAGCTGCAGAACAAAAGCGGCGCCAATCCTTCCGACCGCTCGACGCGGCATATCGAGGTGCAATTGCCGCCCGGCATCACCTATCGCGTCGGCGACCATCTCAGCGTCGTGCCGCGCAACGATCCGGCACTGGTCGATTCCGTCGCGCGCCGTTTCGGTTTTCTGCCCGGCGATCAGATCCGGCTGCAGGTCGCCGAAGGCCGCCGCGCGCAATTGCCTGTCGGCGATGTCGTGTCGGTCGGGCGATTGCTGACCGAGTTCGTGGAGCTGCAGCAGATCGCGACCCGCAAGCAGATCCAGATCATGACGGAACACACGCGATGTCCTGTCACCAAGCCAAAACTGCTCGCCTATGTCGGCGATGATGAGGCTTCGGCGGAGCGTTACCGCTCGGACGTGCTGACAAAACGCAAATCGGTATTCGACCTGCTGGAGGAACATCCGGCCTGCGAATTGCCATTCCACGCCTATCTGGAAATGCTGTCGCTGCTGGCGCCGCGCTACTACTCGATCTCGTCGTCGCCTTCTTCCGATCTGGCCCGCTGCAGCGTAACCGCTGCCGTCGTTCAAGCGCCAGCGAGTTCGGGCCGCGGCGTCTACAAGGGCGTCTGCTCCAATTATCTTGCCGGCCGCCGCGTCGGCGACAGCGTGCATGCCATCGTGCGCGAGACCAAGGCCGGCTTCCGCCTGCCCGATGATCCGGCCCAACCCGTGATCATGATCGGCCCCGGCACGGGACTCGCGCCCTTCCGCGGTTTCCTCCAGGAGCGCGCACACCGCAAGGCGCAAGGTGCAAAACTTGGCCCGGCGATGCTGTTCTTCGGCTGCCGCCATCCCGAACAGGATTTTCTCTACGCGGATGAGCTGAAGGCCTTCGCCGCCGATGGCATCACCGATCTGCACACCGCGTTCTCGCGCGCCGACGGGCCGAAAACCTATGTGCAGCATCAGGTGGCGGCGCAGAAGGACCGCGTCTGGAGCCTGATCGAGCAGGGCGGGATCGTTTATGTCTGCGGCGACGGCAGCAAGATGGAACCGGACGTCAAGGCCGCGCTGGTTGCGATCTACCGCGAAAAGTCAGGCGCCGACGCCGATGCCGGCCTGCGCTGGATCGATGATCTCGGCACCAGGAACCGTTACGTGCTGGACGTGTGGGCGGGCGGCTGA
- a CDS encoding alpha/beta fold hydrolase, giving the protein MIEMPPLQFAQVNGIRMGYYEAGPASDKPPVILCHGWPEIAFSWRHQIKALSEAGIRVIAPDQRGYGATDRPEPVEAYDMEHLTGDLVGLLDHLKIDKAIFVGHDWGGFIVWQMPLRHIDRVAGVVGVNTPHWDRAPADPIELFRQRFGDKMYIVQFQDPGREPDRIFGSRVEQTFDAFMRKPVARPEGTPEEQPIAGVGASPRLNLAFPQMIANYDAKHDPRTPILSPEEKKVFVDTFTRTGFTGGINWYRNFSRNWQRSKGLDHTVRVPSLMIMAENDAVLPPSAADGMEKLVPDLEKYLVRGSGHWTQQERPDEVSAKLIEWRRKRFG; this is encoded by the coding sequence ATGATTGAAATGCCGCCGCTGCAGTTCGCCCAGGTGAACGGTATTCGCATGGGCTATTACGAGGCGGGGCCGGCCTCCGACAAGCCGCCGGTCATCCTCTGCCACGGCTGGCCGGAAATCGCGTTTTCCTGGCGTCACCAGATCAAGGCCTTGAGCGAGGCCGGCATCCGCGTGATCGCGCCGGACCAGCGCGGCTATGGCGCGACCGACCGGCCCGAGCCGGTCGAGGCCTACGACATGGAGCATCTGACCGGCGACCTCGTCGGCCTGCTCGACCATCTCAAGATCGACAAGGCGATCTTCGTCGGCCACGACTGGGGCGGTTTCATCGTCTGGCAGATGCCGCTGCGACACATCGATCGGGTCGCCGGCGTTGTCGGCGTCAACACGCCGCACTGGGATCGCGCGCCAGCCGATCCGATCGAGCTGTTTCGCCAGCGCTTCGGCGACAAGATGTACATTGTGCAATTCCAGGACCCTGGCCGCGAGCCTGACCGGATTTTTGGAAGCCGGGTCGAGCAGACCTTTGATGCGTTCATGCGCAAGCCGGTGGCGCGTCCCGAAGGGACACCGGAGGAACAGCCGATTGCCGGCGTCGGCGCGTCGCCGCGGCTCAATCTGGCGTTTCCCCAGATGATCGCGAACTACGATGCCAAACACGATCCGCGCACGCCGATCCTGTCGCCGGAGGAAAAGAAGGTGTTCGTCGACACCTTTACCAGGACCGGCTTCACCGGCGGCATCAACTGGTACCGCAATTTTTCACGCAACTGGCAGCGCTCGAAAGGCCTCGACCATACCGTCCGCGTGCCGTCGTTGATGATCATGGCCGAGAACGATGCGGTGCTGCCGCCATCGGCCGCCGACGGCATGGAGAAGCTCGTGCCGGATCTGGAGAAATATCTCGTACGCGGCAGCGGCCATTGGACGCAGCAGGAAAGGCCGGACGAGGTCAGCGCCAAGCTGATCGAATGGCGTAGGAAGCGATTTGGGTGA
- a CDS encoding WS/DGAT/MGAT family O-acyltransferase, which yields MADAKKLSSMDASFLYLETPEMPMHVGSMAIFRLPENYNGNFFEDFKAMIASRLHIAPILKARLEKAPLDIDHPSWVEDDQFDIDRHIFRGSLPAPYDRATLERIVGWMHAKLLNRARPLWEFYVFEGMKDNEIGLYSKMHHACIDGGAGAALTNMIYDVTPVPRVVEQPVPQAKGGNEPRDIAANLIDSYQQLWRQPFDGSSTPKTLDLPRSGKSDLGSILFDNAMFQIESAVKFAGSIPAMLKSVSDVVGKISDPKSRDSIASMVSPPTILNKAISSERSFAGTSISLSRTKAVAKASGGKLNDVVLALSSGVVRRYLLERGALPAKSMTAAVPISLREEGNTEANNQVFGMICSIATNIENPKERLETIIAQSTKSKEMSHPLRAFMPQVSNVSMLGAPILVQIMALLYSRSDLSNVLPPSANITVSNVPGPRQTLYAAGAELLHIFPVSISTHGIALNITVQSYRDQLDFGFIAGANIIPHVQVMCDMLPREFEALEAAFAPPPRMTSAAE from the coding sequence ATGGCGGACGCCAAGAAGCTGTCTTCGATGGACGCGTCGTTTCTCTATCTGGAAACGCCGGAAATGCCGATGCATGTCGGCAGCATGGCGATCTTCCGCCTGCCGGAGAACTATAACGGCAACTTCTTCGAGGACTTCAAGGCGATGATCGCCTCGCGGCTGCACATCGCGCCGATCCTCAAGGCCCGTCTGGAAAAGGCCCCGCTCGACATCGATCATCCGTCCTGGGTCGAGGACGACCAGTTCGACATCGACCGTCATATTTTCCGCGGCAGCCTGCCGGCGCCCTATGACCGTGCGACGCTGGAGCGCATCGTCGGCTGGATGCATGCCAAGCTGCTCAACCGCGCCCGGCCGCTTTGGGAGTTCTACGTCTTCGAGGGCATGAAGGATAACGAGATCGGGCTTTATTCCAAGATGCATCACGCCTGCATCGATGGCGGCGCGGGTGCTGCGCTGACCAACATGATTTATGACGTCACCCCGGTGCCGCGCGTGGTCGAGCAACCGGTTCCGCAGGCCAAGGGCGGCAACGAGCCGCGCGACATCGCCGCCAACCTGATCGATTCCTACCAGCAGCTCTGGCGCCAGCCCTTCGACGGCTCTTCGACGCCGAAAACCCTCGATCTGCCGCGCTCGGGCAAGAGCGATCTCGGATCGATCCTGTTCGACAACGCCATGTTCCAGATCGAGAGCGCGGTGAAATTCGCCGGCAGCATTCCGGCGATGCTCAAGAGCGTCTCCGACGTGGTCGGCAAGATCTCCGATCCGAAGTCGCGCGACAGCATCGCCAGCATGGTTTCGCCGCCGACGATTTTGAACAAGGCGATTTCGTCGGAGCGCAGCTTTGCCGGTACCTCGATCTCGCTGTCGCGGACCAAGGCGGTCGCCAAGGCATCCGGTGGCAAGCTCAACGACGTGGTGCTGGCGCTGTCCTCGGGCGTGGTCCGGCGTTATCTGCTGGAACGGGGCGCTTTGCCGGCCAAGTCGATGACCGCGGCGGTACCGATCTCGCTGCGCGAGGAGGGCAACACCGAGGCCAACAACCAGGTGTTCGGCATGATCTGCTCGATCGCCACCAATATCGAGAATCCGAAGGAGCGGCTGGAGACGATCATCGCGCAGTCCACCAAGTCCAAGGAGATGTCGCATCCGCTGCGCGCCTTCATGCCACAGGTCTCCAACGTCTCGATGCTCGGTGCGCCGATCCTGGTGCAGATCATGGCGCTGCTTTACAGCCGCTCGGACCTGTCGAACGTGTTGCCGCCGTCCGCCAACATCACGGTGTCCAACGTGCCGGGACCGCGACAGACGCTGTACGCTGCGGGTGCGGAATTGCTGCACATCTTCCCGGTGTCGATCTCGACCCACGGGATCGCGCTCAACATCACCGTGCAGAGCTACCGCGACCAGCTCGATTTCGGCTTCATCGCCGGCGCCAACATCATTCCCCATGTCCAGGTGATGTGCGACATGCTCCCTCGCGAATTTGAAGCGCTGGAGGCGGCGTTCGCGCCGCCGCCGAGAATGACCAGTGCTGCTGAATAG
- a CDS encoding esterase/lipase family protein encodes MLAEARGLFELNSSLLLSPLLLRAPKGDGHPVLALPGFLASDLSMAPMRRYLTELGYDTHAWNMGRNLGGVASKRGALRDLLRRIHDQTGRKVSLLGWSLGGVYARDLALQMPDMVRAVITLGSPFANDIRATNATRLYEALSGEAVDDNPEIREAIAGDLPVPATSIYSRTDGIVNWHTCLQRPSDTAENIEVYFASHIGLGVNPAALWAVADRLAQPEGEFKHFDRSGPFAIAYGPPENAQS; translated from the coding sequence ATGCTGGCCGAGGCGAGGGGCCTGTTCGAATTGAATTCGAGCCTGTTGCTGTCGCCGCTATTGTTGCGGGCGCCGAAGGGCGATGGGCATCCGGTGCTGGCGCTGCCGGGCTTTCTCGCCAGCGATCTTTCGATGGCGCCGATGCGGCGCTACCTGACAGAGCTCGGCTACGACACCCATGCGTGGAACATGGGCCGCAATCTCGGCGGCGTCGCTTCCAAGCGCGGTGCGTTGCGCGACCTCCTGCGGCGCATTCACGACCAGACCGGCCGCAAGGTCAGCCTGCTCGGCTGGAGTCTCGGCGGTGTCTATGCGCGCGATCTCGCCCTGCAGATGCCGGACATGGTGCGCGCCGTGATTACGCTCGGCAGTCCGTTTGCCAACGACATAAGGGCGACCAACGCCACGCGGCTCTATGAGGCGCTGTCGGGGGAGGCGGTCGACGACAATCCCGAGATAAGAGAGGCGATCGCCGGTGACCTGCCGGTGCCGGCGACCTCGATCTATTCCCGCACCGACGGCATCGTGAACTGGCACACCTGCCTGCAGCGTCCTTCCGATACCGCCGAAAACATCGAGGTGTACTTCGCCAGCCATATCGGGCTCGGCGTCAACCCCGCTGCATTATGGGCGGTGGCCGACCGTCTGGCGCAGCCCGAAGGGGAATTTAAGCATTTTGACCGATCAGGACCATTTGCCATTGCCTACGGCCCCCCTGAAAATGCACAATCCTGA
- a CDS encoding DUF6489 family protein, protein MKVNLEVDCTPLEARQFFGLPDVSPMQTAVMDKMQQQLMANIEKVSPESLIQSWFTFDPKIAERFQDMFVTMAGLGGMGKKDK, encoded by the coding sequence ATGAAAGTTAACCTCGAAGTCGATTGCACGCCGCTGGAGGCCAGGCAGTTTTTCGGATTGCCCGACGTCTCGCCGATGCAGACGGCCGTGATGGACAAGATGCAGCAGCAGTTGATGGCCAATATCGAAAAGGTTTCTCCGGAGTCGCTGATCCAGAGCTGGTTCACGTTCGATCCCAAGATCGCCGAGCGATTTCAGGATATGTTCGTGACCATGGCCGGCCTTGGCGGCATGGGCAAGAAGGACAAGTAA
- a CDS encoding NAD(P)/FAD-dependent oxidoreductase has protein sequence MAELKADVLVLGAGMVGVSAALHLQKRGRRVVLIDRHNTAGEETSYGNGGLIECASVFPYMFPRDLGQILRYAFLRAPQVRYHFRDLPAFLPWLTRYFLASSPQRALHSAMAELPLIQRSLIEHEALIAEANVPELLQRNGWIKLFRSEATLAGAVGELERARQYGVAGEILDTAAIIAREPHLTGDFSGAIHFPAPGFVPDPGGLAKAYSALFGRKGGRYLVGDARTLEQSGGRWRVATLEGTITARDVVVAMGPWSDQIFAPLGYSIPLQVKRGYHLHLKPHGNAVLNHPVLDTDLGYLLAPMNRGIRLTTGAEFAHRDAPPTPVQVERALPRAHRLFPLGEPVDTKPWMGARPCLPDMLPVIGKAPRHSGLWFDFGHQHHGLTLGPATGRLLAEMMTGETPFADVRPFAVERFG, from the coding sequence ATGGCGGAACTGAAGGCCGACGTACTCGTCCTGGGTGCGGGCATGGTCGGCGTGAGCGCCGCCTTGCACTTGCAGAAGCGCGGCCGGCGCGTGGTTCTGATCGACCGGCACAACACCGCCGGCGAGGAAACCAGCTACGGCAATGGCGGATTGATCGAATGCGCCTCGGTCTTTCCCTACATGTTTCCGCGCGATCTCGGCCAGATCCTGCGCTACGCATTCCTTCGCGCGCCGCAGGTGCGTTACCATTTCAGGGACTTGCCGGCCTTCCTGCCGTGGCTGACACGGTATTTCCTCGCCTCGTCGCCGCAGCGTGCACTGCACAGTGCGATGGCCGAATTGCCGCTGATCCAGCGCAGCCTGATTGAGCATGAGGCGCTGATTGCGGAGGCCAATGTGCCGGAGCTGTTGCAGCGGAACGGCTGGATCAAGCTGTTTCGCTCCGAGGCGACGCTTGCGGGCGCCGTGGGGGAGCTGGAGCGTGCCAGGCAGTATGGGGTCGCGGGCGAGATCCTGGATACGGCGGCGATCATTGCGCGCGAGCCGCATCTGACCGGCGATTTCAGCGGCGCCATCCATTTTCCGGCGCCGGGCTTCGTGCCGGATCCCGGCGGCCTGGCCAAAGCCTATTCGGCGCTGTTCGGCCGCAAGGGTGGTCGATATCTGGTTGGCGACGCACGCACGCTCGAACAATCCGGCGGAAGGTGGCGGGTGGCGACGCTGGAAGGCACGATCACTGCGCGCGACGTCGTCGTGGCGATGGGGCCGTGGTCCGATCAGATTTTTGCGCCGCTCGGCTATTCGATCCCGCTTCAGGTCAAGCGTGGTTACCATTTGCACCTCAAGCCGCACGGCAATGCGGTTTTGAACCATCCCGTCCTGGACACCGATCTCGGCTATCTTCTGGCGCCGATGAACCGCGGCATTCGTCTGACCACCGGCGCCGAGTTCGCCCACCGCGACGCGCCGCCGACGCCGGTCCAGGTCGAGCGGGCCCTGCCACGGGCACACAGGCTGTTCCCGCTGGGAGAGCCGGTCGACACCAAGCCCTGGATGGGCGCGCGGCCCTGCCTGCCCGATATGCTGCCGGTGATCGGCAAGGCCCCCCGCCACAGTGGGCTATGGTTCGATTTCGGCCACCAGCACCACGGCCTGACGCTCGGACCCGCAACCGGCCGCCTGCTGGCTGAAATGATGACCGGCGAGACCCCGTTTGCCGATGTCCGGCCTTTTGCCGTCGAACGTTTTGGTTGA
- a CDS encoding ABC transporter substrate-binding protein — protein sequence MSVRRSLFAAATASILALTTTLAMAPASAQTLRYANQGDLKSLDPYTLNESTTHAHLGHVFEGLVARDRDLKIVPALAESWEIPEPTRWRFHLRKGVKFQNGDPFTADDVVFSAERVQKKGSNLQTRIPSGTKVVKVDDHTVDFILPSPNPILNSQWDTWYIMDKKWAEANNAVEPTPAAATSPSFASLNANGTGPFTVESHQPGVKTVFKANPNWWRKPEHNLKEIIFTPIGSDATRVAALLSGEVDVIEPVPIQDISRVDSSPNAQVLKGPELRTIFLGMDQVRDELLYSNIKGKNPFKDVKVREAFFKAVDIELIKTRVMRGLSTPSALMIAPQLFKLSGDFKRPKFDPDGAKKLLTEAGYPDGFEVTMDCPNDRYVNDAAICQAVVGMLARIGVKVTLLAQPKAQYFAKVLKPGGYQTSFFLLGWTPGTFDSHNVLYDIMGCRDDPKSSRGEANLGGYCNKKLDELTDKVLVESDTDKRDVLIKEAYEIGAKDFGYIPLHQQALAWGVSKKVKLSQRADNQVLLYWATKQD from the coding sequence ATGTCGGTACGTCGGAGCTTGTTTGCAGCGGCCACGGCTTCAATCCTTGCCTTAACGACAACCTTGGCCATGGCGCCGGCATCGGCCCAGACCCTGCGCTATGCCAACCAGGGCGATCTCAAATCGCTCGACCCCTACACGCTGAACGAGAGCACCACCCACGCCCATCTCGGACATGTCTTCGAAGGCCTGGTGGCCCGCGACAGGGACCTCAAGATCGTCCCCGCATTGGCAGAGAGCTGGGAAATACCGGAGCCGACCCGCTGGCGGTTCCATTTGCGCAAGGGCGTGAAATTCCAGAACGGCGACCCCTTCACTGCTGACGACGTGGTTTTCTCGGCGGAGCGTGTCCAGAAGAAGGGCTCGAACCTGCAGACCCGCATTCCCAGCGGCACCAAAGTCGTCAAGGTCGACGACCACACGGTGGACTTCATCCTGCCCTCGCCCAATCCCATTCTCAATTCGCAATGGGATACCTGGTACATCATGGACAAGAAGTGGGCCGAGGCGAACAACGCCGTCGAGCCCACGCCCGCCGCGGCAACGTCGCCGAGCTTTGCCTCGCTCAACGCCAACGGCACCGGCCCCTTCACCGTCGAGAGCCATCAGCCAGGCGTCAAGACCGTGTTCAAGGCCAACCCGAATTGGTGGCGCAAGCCCGAGCATAACCTCAAGGAAATCATCTTCACCCCGATCGGCTCGGATGCGACCCGCGTCGCCGCCCTGCTCTCGGGCGAAGTCGATGTCATCGAACCGGTTCCGATCCAGGATATTTCGCGGGTCGATTCCAGCCCTAACGCCCAGGTGCTGAAGGGACCGGAACTTCGCACCATCTTCCTCGGCATGGATCAGGTGCGCGACGAACTGCTCTATTCCAACATCAAGGGCAAGAACCCCTTCAAGGACGTCAAGGTGCGCGAGGCCTTCTTCAAGGCCGTCGACATCGAGCTGATCAAGACCCGCGTCATGCGCGGCCTGTCGACGCCCTCGGCGCTGATGATCGCGCCGCAATTGTTCAAATTGTCGGGTGACTTCAAGCGCCCGAAGTTCGATCCCGACGGCGCCAAGAAGCTTCTGACCGAAGCCGGTTATCCCGATGGTTTTGAAGTCACGATGGACTGCCCCAACGACCGCTACGTCAACGACGCCGCGATCTGTCAGGCGGTCGTCGGCATGCTGGCCCGCATCGGCGTCAAGGTGACGCTGCTGGCCCAGCCCAAGGCGCAGTATTTCGCCAAGGTGCTGAAGCCCGGCGGCTATCAAACGTCGTTCTTTCTGCTCGGCTGGACCCCCGGCACGTTCGACTCCCACAACGTCCTGTACGACATCATGGGCTGCCGCGACGATCCGAAGTCCAGCCGCGGCGAAGCCAATCTCGGCGGCTACTGCAACAAAAAGCTCGACGAACTCACGGACAAGGTGCTGGTGGAATCCGATACGGACAAGCGCGACGTCCTGATCAAGGAGGCGTACGAGATCGGCGCCAAGGACTTCGGCTACATCCCGCTGCACCAGCAGGCGCTGGCGTGGGGCGTTTCGAAAAAAGTCAAGCTGAGCCAGCGCGCCGACAACCAGGTCCTGCTCTACTGGGCGACCAAACAGGACTAG